The following coding sequences lie in one Capsicum annuum cultivar UCD-10X-F1 chromosome 5, UCD10Xv1.1, whole genome shotgun sequence genomic window:
- the LOC107871838 gene encoding eukaryotic translation initiation factor 5A-5-like produces MTVEFTVSRFLIVENRPMECVEISTSKTSKHGHAKFHFMVIDIFTRKKVDDTVPSSHNCDVPYVNRTYYQLNDISEDGFVSLLTENGNTKDDLMLPTNDTLLAQVSQRLFFEGKDLVLSVMSAIGEEQIYGIKDIGPK; encoded by the exons ATGACAG TTGAATTTACAGTATCAAGATTCTTGATTGTTGAAAATCGTCCTATGGAGTGTGTTGAAA TTTCCACTTCCAAGACAAGTAAGCATGGTCATGCTAAATTCCACTTTATGGTGATTGACATCTTCACTAGAAAGAAGGTTGATGATACTGTTCCCTCTTCTCACAATTGTGAT GTTCCTTATGTGAATAGAACTTACTATCAGCTTAATGATATATCTGAGGATGGGTTT GTGAGTCTGTTGACTGAAAATGGTAACACTAAGGACGACTTGATGCTCCCAACTAATGATACTCTTCTGGCTCAGGTAA GTCAAAGATTGTTTTTTGAGGGGAAGGACCTGGTTCTATCTGTGATGTCTGCCATAGGGGAGGAGCAGATCTATGGTATCAAGGATATTGGTCCCAAGTAG